In the genome of Capra hircus breed San Clemente chromosome 5, ASM170441v1, whole genome shotgun sequence, one region contains:
- the LOC102172041 gene encoding apolipoprotein L3-like translates to MSSEDHRGSSESQSFYKDVFEYVQKNMSLEELLSLLTEDEPWENLVTEAKLSREEADGLSECLIKLLTILDRKNQEVSEKYQQKKQRFLKEFPQVKQELKESIKKLRELADKVDKVHRDCTIANMVASSTSIASGALSMLGMGLAPFTAGLSLGLTATGIGLGAAATVTGLSTMAVETVNTSSAETQAMRLSKATAKSVSLLKKVKDFAKHIQAIRVARRNPQLVATAQRFVKTGRLSAQSAQQVTRNFGGTPLAATKAARIRSGVLSGIFIGLDVYSLVKDAQDLQEGAKTASAENMRQEAQDLERKLEKLTRIYESLQ, encoded by the exons ATGAGCTCAGAAGACCATAGGGGAAGCTCAG AGAGCCAAAGCTTCTATAAGGATGTCTTTGAGTATGTCCAGAAGAATATGAGTTTGGAAGAACTGCTATCCCTGCTCACTGAAGATGAACCCTGGGAGAATCTTGTGACTGAGGCCAAATTGTCCAG GGAAGAGGCAGATGGACTCAGTGAATGTCTGATCAAGCTGCTAACAATCTTGGACAGGAAGAACCAAGAGGTGTCCGAAAAATACCAGCAGAAAAAGCAGAGGTTTTTGAAGGAGTTTCCTCAGGTAAAACAGGAGCTGAAGGAGAGCATAAAAAAGCTCCGTGAGCTCGCAGACAAAGTTGACAAGGTGCACAGGGACTGCACCATCGCCAATATGGTAGCCTCCTCCACCAGTATTGCGTCTGGTGCCCTGAGCATGCTTGGCATGGGTCTGGCACCCTTTACAGCAGGCCTCAGTCTGGGACTCACAGCCACTGGAATAGGGCTGGGAGCAGCAGCTACTGTAACAGGTTTGTCCACCATGGCGGTGGAAACTGTAAACACGTCATCAGCAGAAACCCAGGCCATGCGCCTTAGCAAAGCCACAGCAAAATCCGTAAGTCTTCTCAAAAAAGTTAAAGACTTTGCGAAGCATATTCAAGCCATCAGGGTGGCCAGACGCAACCCTCAATTAGTAGCCACTGCTCAGCGCTTCGTAAAGACCGGGCGACTCTCTGCCCAAAGTGCCCAGCAGGTGACAAGAAATTTCGGAGGCACACCTCTGGCAGCGACTAAAGCAGCCCGCATAAGGAGTGGAGTCCTCTCAGGTATATTCATAGGGCTGGACGTGTACTCCCTGGTGAAAGACGCACAGGACTTGCAGGAGGGGGCAAAGACAGCATCAGCTGAGAACATGAGGCAGGAAGCCCAGGACCTGGAGAGGAAGTTGGAGAAGCTCACCCGGATCTATGAGAGTCTGCAATAG